Proteins from one Pseudoliparis swirei isolate HS2019 ecotype Mariana Trench chromosome 22, NWPU_hadal_v1, whole genome shotgun sequence genomic window:
- the mag gene encoding myelin-associated glycoprotein isoform X3: MWCLELLIPLLLIINDGSCQWNVWVPRDISAMTNSCVVIPCTFMYPSSIRPYRGTHGIWYFGQPYPQLFPPVVFKSRTDVVHESFKGRTKLLGDLHQRNCTLLINNIGTEHSGRYYFRADLGGANMYTYPDFSELKVLDQPNIDIPEEIVSDESLELTCYAPDNCPDMTPEIQWMYTDYLPDPEFSSDYLEESNTAVLSSTLTFIPRPMHNGQLLGCRVYYPNTTLVYERLLSLDIKYAPRSVRVNVSSEVMEGSSVMLHCEVDSNPSPRISWMFGDQELLWDTASNVSLSLDDVTPAQEGIYTCLGDNGYGLMNTSLYLSVKYPPREPVVNDSMTVQEGSSLALHCSTQGSPDPTLTWLKDGELVGTITADELSVLQLAEITPQADGQYRCLAENEHGRASSSFNITVEYAPVLLEESKCTVVREGVQCVCIATGNPEPTIEFYLPDLNITINETDGRYNYYTHTDGHTSTGMIKLREKGERADNGGPAVNVHCSFFNLYGRESVHLELQQEKKYMMAVIVGTIGGVAVIAFIIAAVRYVGHNNKKENGNPRQDVVLENPALYYSAVKKDKQNLRKKVGEDGDYQPVGSMAGLERKELNYAALEFTGARPREGASGRGDDGGNYSEIKAK, translated from the exons ATGTGGTGTTTGGAGCTGCTCATACCACTGCTGTTGATCATCAATg ACGGCAGTTGCCAGTGGAACGTTTGGGTACCTCGGGACATCTCGGCCATGACGAACTCCTGCGTGGTCATCCCGTGCACCTTCATGTATCCGTCTAGCATCCGGCCGTACCGCGGCACTCACGGTATCTGGTACTTCGGCCAGCCGTACCCGCAGCTCTTCCCTCCCGTTGTCTTCAAATCGCGCACGGACGTCGTGCACGAGAGCTTCAAGGGCCGCACCAAGCTGCTGGGCGACCTGCACCAGAGGAACTGCACCCTGCTCATCAACAACATCGGCACGGAGCACTCGGGGAGATACTACTTTCGCGCTGACCTCGGTGGAGCCAACATGTACACGTACCCAGACTTCTCTGAGCTCAAAGTCCTGG ATCAACCCAACATCGACATCCCAGAGGAGATTGTCAGCGATGAGAGTCTGGAGCTGACATGCTACGCTCCAGACAACTGCCCCGACATGACTCCAGAGATCCAGTGGATGTACACCGACTACCTGCCCGACCCGGAGTTCAGCTCCGactacctggaggagagcaacacagcGGTACTCTCCAGCACCCTCACCTTCATACCCCGACCCATGCACAACGGGCAGCTGCTGGGCTGCAGGGTCTACTACCCCAACACCACACTGGTCTACGAGAGACTCCTCTCTCTTGACATCAAGT ACGCTCCGCGCTCTGTGCGGGTGAACGTGTCCTCGGAGGTGATGGAGGGCAGCTCGGTGATGCTGCACTGCGAGGTGGACAGTAACCCGTCTCCCAGGATCTCCTGGATGTTCGGAGACCAGGAGCTGCTGTGGGACACGGCGTCCAACGTCTCCCTCTCCCTGGACGACGTGACGCCGGCGCAGGAGGGAATCTACACCTGCCTCGGGGACAATGGCTACGGCCTCATGAACACCTCACTATACCTGTCTGTCAAGT ACCCTCCCCGCGAGCCCGTGGTGAACGACTCCATGACGGTGCAGGAGGGATCCTCGCTGGCTCTGCACTGCAGCACCCAGGGCAGCCCGGACCCGACACTCACCTGGCTGAAGGACGGGGAGCTGGTGGGCACCATCACCGCCGACGAGCTGTCGGTGCTGCAGCTCGCAGAGATCACGCCCCAGGCGGACGGACAGTACCGCTGCCTGGCCGAGAACGAGCACGGGAGAGCCAGCAGCTCCTTCAACATCACTGTAGAGT ATGCTCCGGTGCTCCTGGAGGAGTCAAAGTGCACCGTGGTACGGGAGGGCGTGCAGTGCGTCTGCATCGCCACGGGGAACCCTGAACCCACCATCGAGTTCTACCTGCCCGACCTGAACATCACCATCAACGAAACGGACGGCCGGTACAACTACTACACGCACACGGATGGACACACCTCCACGGGAATGATCAAGCTGCGGGAGAAAGGCGAGCGGGCGGACAACGGCGGCCCCGCCGTCAACGTCCACTGCAGCTTCTTCAACTTGTACGGAAGAGAGAGCGTACACCtggagctgcagcaggaga aaaAGTACATGATGGCAGTTATAGTCGGCACGATTGGAGGAGTGGCGGTCATAGCCTTCATCATCGCAGCAGTGAGATACGTtggccacaacaacaaaaa AGAGAATGGCAACCCTAGGCAGGACGTGGTCCTGGAGAACCCCGCGTTGTACTACAGCGCAGTCAAGAAGGACAAACAAAATCTGAGGAAGAAAGTG GGAGAAGACGGGGATTATCAACCTGTGGGCTCTATGGCAGGACTGGAGAGGAAAGAGCTGAATTACGCTGCTCTGGAGTTTACCGGGGCCAGGCCCAGGGAGGGGGCCTCAGGGAGGGGGGATGATGGCGGCAACTACTCGGAAATCAAAGCCAAATGA
- the mag gene encoding myelin-associated glycoprotein isoform X1 has translation MWCLELLIPLLLIINDGSCQWNVWVPRDISAMTNSCVVIPCTFMYPSSIRPYRGTHGIWYFGQPYPQLFPPVVFKSRTDVVHESFKGRTKLLGDLHQRNCTLLINNIGTEHSGRYYFRADLGGANMYTYPDFSELKVLDQPNIDIPEEIVSDESLELTCYAPDNCPDMTPEIQWMYTDYLPDPEFSSDYLEESNTAVLSSTLTFIPRPMHNGQLLGCRVYYPNTTLVYERLLSLDIKYAPRSVRVNVSSEVMEGSSVMLHCEVDSNPSPRISWMFGDQELLWDTASNVSLSLDDVTPAQEGIYTCLGDNGYGLMNTSLYLSVKYPPREPVVNDSMTVQEGSSLALHCSTQGSPDPTLTWLKDGELVGTITADELSVLQLAEITPQADGQYRCLAENEHGRASSSFNITVEYAPVLLEESKCTVVREGVQCVCIATGNPEPTIEFYLPDLNITINETDGRYNYYTHTDGHTSTGMIKLREKGERADNGGPAVNVHCSFFNLYGRESVHLELQQEKKYMMAVIVGTIGGVAVIAFIIAAVRYVGHNNKKENGNPRQDVVLENPALYYSAVKKDKQNLRKKVLKTELLGSKFNSILEETTVRFLNKSPLKKQKAQASVTDASPRISASVLCTLPFVLRICLLHGCLIANTNCPDYQETSQSPCQLSTSNH, from the exons ATGTGGTGTTTGGAGCTGCTCATACCACTGCTGTTGATCATCAATg ACGGCAGTTGCCAGTGGAACGTTTGGGTACCTCGGGACATCTCGGCCATGACGAACTCCTGCGTGGTCATCCCGTGCACCTTCATGTATCCGTCTAGCATCCGGCCGTACCGCGGCACTCACGGTATCTGGTACTTCGGCCAGCCGTACCCGCAGCTCTTCCCTCCCGTTGTCTTCAAATCGCGCACGGACGTCGTGCACGAGAGCTTCAAGGGCCGCACCAAGCTGCTGGGCGACCTGCACCAGAGGAACTGCACCCTGCTCATCAACAACATCGGCACGGAGCACTCGGGGAGATACTACTTTCGCGCTGACCTCGGTGGAGCCAACATGTACACGTACCCAGACTTCTCTGAGCTCAAAGTCCTGG ATCAACCCAACATCGACATCCCAGAGGAGATTGTCAGCGATGAGAGTCTGGAGCTGACATGCTACGCTCCAGACAACTGCCCCGACATGACTCCAGAGATCCAGTGGATGTACACCGACTACCTGCCCGACCCGGAGTTCAGCTCCGactacctggaggagagcaacacagcGGTACTCTCCAGCACCCTCACCTTCATACCCCGACCCATGCACAACGGGCAGCTGCTGGGCTGCAGGGTCTACTACCCCAACACCACACTGGTCTACGAGAGACTCCTCTCTCTTGACATCAAGT ACGCTCCGCGCTCTGTGCGGGTGAACGTGTCCTCGGAGGTGATGGAGGGCAGCTCGGTGATGCTGCACTGCGAGGTGGACAGTAACCCGTCTCCCAGGATCTCCTGGATGTTCGGAGACCAGGAGCTGCTGTGGGACACGGCGTCCAACGTCTCCCTCTCCCTGGACGACGTGACGCCGGCGCAGGAGGGAATCTACACCTGCCTCGGGGACAATGGCTACGGCCTCATGAACACCTCACTATACCTGTCTGTCAAGT ACCCTCCCCGCGAGCCCGTGGTGAACGACTCCATGACGGTGCAGGAGGGATCCTCGCTGGCTCTGCACTGCAGCACCCAGGGCAGCCCGGACCCGACACTCACCTGGCTGAAGGACGGGGAGCTGGTGGGCACCATCACCGCCGACGAGCTGTCGGTGCTGCAGCTCGCAGAGATCACGCCCCAGGCGGACGGACAGTACCGCTGCCTGGCCGAGAACGAGCACGGGAGAGCCAGCAGCTCCTTCAACATCACTGTAGAGT ATGCTCCGGTGCTCCTGGAGGAGTCAAAGTGCACCGTGGTACGGGAGGGCGTGCAGTGCGTCTGCATCGCCACGGGGAACCCTGAACCCACCATCGAGTTCTACCTGCCCGACCTGAACATCACCATCAACGAAACGGACGGCCGGTACAACTACTACACGCACACGGATGGACACACCTCCACGGGAATGATCAAGCTGCGGGAGAAAGGCGAGCGGGCGGACAACGGCGGCCCCGCCGTCAACGTCCACTGCAGCTTCTTCAACTTGTACGGAAGAGAGAGCGTACACCtggagctgcagcaggaga aaaAGTACATGATGGCAGTTATAGTCGGCACGATTGGAGGAGTGGCGGTCATAGCCTTCATCATCGCAGCAGTGAGATACGTtggccacaacaacaaaaa AGAGAATGGCAACCCTAGGCAGGACGTGGTCCTGGAGAACCCCGCGTTGTACTACAGCGCAGTCAAGAAGGACAAACAAAATCTGAGGAAGAAAGTG CTTAAGACAGAGCTGTTGGGCTCAAAGTTTAACTCCATTCTAGAGGAGACTACGGTAAGGTTCCTAAACAAAtccccattaaaaaaacaaaaagcacaagCCTCAGTGACAGATGCATCTCCTCGCATATCAGCTTCTGTGCTCTGTACACTGCCGTTTGTTTTACGAATCTGCCTTCTGCATGGCTGCCTCATTGCTAACACAAACTGCCCCGACTACCAAGAAACATCTCAGTCTCCATGTCAATTGTCGACCAGTAACCACTAA
- the mag gene encoding myelin-associated glycoprotein isoform X2, with protein sequence MWCLELLIPLLLIINDGSCQWNVWVPRDISAMTNSCVVIPCTFMYPSSIRPYRGTHGIWYFGQPYPQLFPPVVFKSRTDVVHESFKGRTKLLGDLHQRNCTLLINNIGTEHSGRYYFRADLGGANMYTYPDFSELKVLDQPNIDIPEEIVSDESLELTCYAPDNCPDMTPEIQWMYTDYLPDPEFSSDYLEESNTAVLSSTLTFIPRPMHNGQLLGCRVYYPNTTLVYERLLSLDIKYAPRSVRVNVSSEVMEGSSVMLHCEVDSNPSPRISWMFGDQELLWDTASNVSLSLDDVTPAQEGIYTCLGDNGYGLMNTSLYLSVKYPPREPVVNDSMTVQEGSSLALHCSTQGSPDPTLTWLKDGELVGTITADELSVLQLAEITPQADGQYRCLAENEHGRASSSFNITVEYAPVLLEESKCTVVREGVQCVCIATGNPEPTIEFYLPDLNITINETDGRYNYYTHTDGHTSTGMIKLREKGERADNGGPAVNVHCSFFNLYGRESVHLELQQEKKYMMAVIVGTIGGVAVIAFIIAAVRYVGHNNKKENGNPRQDVVLENPALYYSAVKKDKQNLRKKVLKTELLGSKFNSILEETTGEDGDYQPVGSMAGLERKELNYAALEFTGARPREGASGRGDDGGNYSEIKAK encoded by the exons ATGTGGTGTTTGGAGCTGCTCATACCACTGCTGTTGATCATCAATg ACGGCAGTTGCCAGTGGAACGTTTGGGTACCTCGGGACATCTCGGCCATGACGAACTCCTGCGTGGTCATCCCGTGCACCTTCATGTATCCGTCTAGCATCCGGCCGTACCGCGGCACTCACGGTATCTGGTACTTCGGCCAGCCGTACCCGCAGCTCTTCCCTCCCGTTGTCTTCAAATCGCGCACGGACGTCGTGCACGAGAGCTTCAAGGGCCGCACCAAGCTGCTGGGCGACCTGCACCAGAGGAACTGCACCCTGCTCATCAACAACATCGGCACGGAGCACTCGGGGAGATACTACTTTCGCGCTGACCTCGGTGGAGCCAACATGTACACGTACCCAGACTTCTCTGAGCTCAAAGTCCTGG ATCAACCCAACATCGACATCCCAGAGGAGATTGTCAGCGATGAGAGTCTGGAGCTGACATGCTACGCTCCAGACAACTGCCCCGACATGACTCCAGAGATCCAGTGGATGTACACCGACTACCTGCCCGACCCGGAGTTCAGCTCCGactacctggaggagagcaacacagcGGTACTCTCCAGCACCCTCACCTTCATACCCCGACCCATGCACAACGGGCAGCTGCTGGGCTGCAGGGTCTACTACCCCAACACCACACTGGTCTACGAGAGACTCCTCTCTCTTGACATCAAGT ACGCTCCGCGCTCTGTGCGGGTGAACGTGTCCTCGGAGGTGATGGAGGGCAGCTCGGTGATGCTGCACTGCGAGGTGGACAGTAACCCGTCTCCCAGGATCTCCTGGATGTTCGGAGACCAGGAGCTGCTGTGGGACACGGCGTCCAACGTCTCCCTCTCCCTGGACGACGTGACGCCGGCGCAGGAGGGAATCTACACCTGCCTCGGGGACAATGGCTACGGCCTCATGAACACCTCACTATACCTGTCTGTCAAGT ACCCTCCCCGCGAGCCCGTGGTGAACGACTCCATGACGGTGCAGGAGGGATCCTCGCTGGCTCTGCACTGCAGCACCCAGGGCAGCCCGGACCCGACACTCACCTGGCTGAAGGACGGGGAGCTGGTGGGCACCATCACCGCCGACGAGCTGTCGGTGCTGCAGCTCGCAGAGATCACGCCCCAGGCGGACGGACAGTACCGCTGCCTGGCCGAGAACGAGCACGGGAGAGCCAGCAGCTCCTTCAACATCACTGTAGAGT ATGCTCCGGTGCTCCTGGAGGAGTCAAAGTGCACCGTGGTACGGGAGGGCGTGCAGTGCGTCTGCATCGCCACGGGGAACCCTGAACCCACCATCGAGTTCTACCTGCCCGACCTGAACATCACCATCAACGAAACGGACGGCCGGTACAACTACTACACGCACACGGATGGACACACCTCCACGGGAATGATCAAGCTGCGGGAGAAAGGCGAGCGGGCGGACAACGGCGGCCCCGCCGTCAACGTCCACTGCAGCTTCTTCAACTTGTACGGAAGAGAGAGCGTACACCtggagctgcagcaggaga aaaAGTACATGATGGCAGTTATAGTCGGCACGATTGGAGGAGTGGCGGTCATAGCCTTCATCATCGCAGCAGTGAGATACGTtggccacaacaacaaaaa AGAGAATGGCAACCCTAGGCAGGACGTGGTCCTGGAGAACCCCGCGTTGTACTACAGCGCAGTCAAGAAGGACAAACAAAATCTGAGGAAGAAAGTG CTTAAGACAGAGCTGTTGGGCTCAAAGTTTAACTCCATTCTAGAGGAGACTACG GGAGAAGACGGGGATTATCAACCTGTGGGCTCTATGGCAGGACTGGAGAGGAAAGAGCTGAATTACGCTGCTCTGGAGTTTACCGGGGCCAGGCCCAGGGAGGGGGCCTCAGGGAGGGGGGATGATGGCGGCAACTACTCGGAAATCAAAGCCAAATGA
- the mag gene encoding myelin-associated glycoprotein isoform X4 translates to MWCLELLIPLLLIINDGSCQWNVWVPRDISAMTNSCVVIPCTFMYPSSIRPYRGTHGIWYFGQPYPQLFPPVVFKSRTDVVHESFKGRTKLLGDLHQRNCTLLINNIGTEHSGRYYFRADLGGANMYTYPDFSELKVLDQPNIDIPEEIVSDESLELTCYAPDNCPDMTPEIQWMYTDYLPDPEFSSDYLEESNTAVLSSTLTFIPRPMHNGQLLGCRVYYPNTTLVYERLLSLDIKYAPRSVRVNVSSEVMEGSSVMLHCEVDSNPSPRISWMFGDQELLWDTASNVSLSLDDVTPAQEGIYTCLGDNGYGLMNTSLYLSVKYPPREPVVNDSMTVQEGSSLALHCSTQGSPDPTLTWLKDGELVGTITADELSVLQLAEITPQADGQYRCLAENEHGRASSSFNITVEYAPVLLEESKCTVVREGVQCVCIATGNPEPTIEFYLPDLNITINETDGRYNYYTHTDGHTSTGMIKLREKGERADNGGPAVNVHCSFFNLYGRESVHLELQQEKKYMMAVIVGTIGGVAVIAFIIAAVRYVGHNNKKEKTGIINLWALWQDWRGKS, encoded by the exons ATGTGGTGTTTGGAGCTGCTCATACCACTGCTGTTGATCATCAATg ACGGCAGTTGCCAGTGGAACGTTTGGGTACCTCGGGACATCTCGGCCATGACGAACTCCTGCGTGGTCATCCCGTGCACCTTCATGTATCCGTCTAGCATCCGGCCGTACCGCGGCACTCACGGTATCTGGTACTTCGGCCAGCCGTACCCGCAGCTCTTCCCTCCCGTTGTCTTCAAATCGCGCACGGACGTCGTGCACGAGAGCTTCAAGGGCCGCACCAAGCTGCTGGGCGACCTGCACCAGAGGAACTGCACCCTGCTCATCAACAACATCGGCACGGAGCACTCGGGGAGATACTACTTTCGCGCTGACCTCGGTGGAGCCAACATGTACACGTACCCAGACTTCTCTGAGCTCAAAGTCCTGG ATCAACCCAACATCGACATCCCAGAGGAGATTGTCAGCGATGAGAGTCTGGAGCTGACATGCTACGCTCCAGACAACTGCCCCGACATGACTCCAGAGATCCAGTGGATGTACACCGACTACCTGCCCGACCCGGAGTTCAGCTCCGactacctggaggagagcaacacagcGGTACTCTCCAGCACCCTCACCTTCATACCCCGACCCATGCACAACGGGCAGCTGCTGGGCTGCAGGGTCTACTACCCCAACACCACACTGGTCTACGAGAGACTCCTCTCTCTTGACATCAAGT ACGCTCCGCGCTCTGTGCGGGTGAACGTGTCCTCGGAGGTGATGGAGGGCAGCTCGGTGATGCTGCACTGCGAGGTGGACAGTAACCCGTCTCCCAGGATCTCCTGGATGTTCGGAGACCAGGAGCTGCTGTGGGACACGGCGTCCAACGTCTCCCTCTCCCTGGACGACGTGACGCCGGCGCAGGAGGGAATCTACACCTGCCTCGGGGACAATGGCTACGGCCTCATGAACACCTCACTATACCTGTCTGTCAAGT ACCCTCCCCGCGAGCCCGTGGTGAACGACTCCATGACGGTGCAGGAGGGATCCTCGCTGGCTCTGCACTGCAGCACCCAGGGCAGCCCGGACCCGACACTCACCTGGCTGAAGGACGGGGAGCTGGTGGGCACCATCACCGCCGACGAGCTGTCGGTGCTGCAGCTCGCAGAGATCACGCCCCAGGCGGACGGACAGTACCGCTGCCTGGCCGAGAACGAGCACGGGAGAGCCAGCAGCTCCTTCAACATCACTGTAGAGT ATGCTCCGGTGCTCCTGGAGGAGTCAAAGTGCACCGTGGTACGGGAGGGCGTGCAGTGCGTCTGCATCGCCACGGGGAACCCTGAACCCACCATCGAGTTCTACCTGCCCGACCTGAACATCACCATCAACGAAACGGACGGCCGGTACAACTACTACACGCACACGGATGGACACACCTCCACGGGAATGATCAAGCTGCGGGAGAAAGGCGAGCGGGCGGACAACGGCGGCCCCGCCGTCAACGTCCACTGCAGCTTCTTCAACTTGTACGGAAGAGAGAGCGTACACCtggagctgcagcaggaga aaaAGTACATGATGGCAGTTATAGTCGGCACGATTGGAGGAGTGGCGGTCATAGCCTTCATCATCGCAGCAGTGAGATACGTtggccacaacaacaaaaa GGAGAAGACGGGGATTATCAACCTGTGGGCTCTATGGCAGGACTGGAGAGGAAAGAGCTGA
- the mag gene encoding myelin-associated glycoprotein isoform X5, with amino-acid sequence MWCLELLIPLLLIINDGSCQWNVWVPRDISAMTNSCVVIPCTFMYPSSIRPYRGTHGIWYFGQPYPQLFPPVVFKSRTDVVHESFKGRTKLLGDLHQRNCTLLINNIGTEHSGRYYFRADLGGANMYTYPDFSELKVLDQPNIDIPEEIVSDESLELTCYAPDNCPDMTPEIQWMYTDYLPDPEFSSDYLEESNTAVLSSTLTFIPRPMHNGQLLGCRVYYPNTTLVYERLLSLDIKYAPRSVRVNVSSEVMEGSSVMLHCEVDSNPSPRISWMFGDQELLWDTASNVSLSLDDVTPAQEGIYTCLGDNGYGLMNTSLYLSVKYPPREPVVNDSMTVQEGSSLALHCSTQGSPDPTLTWLKDGELVGTITADELSVLQLAEITPQADGQYRCLAENEHGRASSSFNITVEYAPVLLEESKCTVVREGVQCVCIATGNPEPTIEFYLPDLNITINETDGRYNYYTHTDGHTSTGMIKLREKGERADNGGPAVNVHCSFFNLYGRESVHLELQQEKKYMMAVIVGTIGGVAVIAFIIAAVRYVGHNNKNLRQSCWAQSLTPF; translated from the exons ATGTGGTGTTTGGAGCTGCTCATACCACTGCTGTTGATCATCAATg ACGGCAGTTGCCAGTGGAACGTTTGGGTACCTCGGGACATCTCGGCCATGACGAACTCCTGCGTGGTCATCCCGTGCACCTTCATGTATCCGTCTAGCATCCGGCCGTACCGCGGCACTCACGGTATCTGGTACTTCGGCCAGCCGTACCCGCAGCTCTTCCCTCCCGTTGTCTTCAAATCGCGCACGGACGTCGTGCACGAGAGCTTCAAGGGCCGCACCAAGCTGCTGGGCGACCTGCACCAGAGGAACTGCACCCTGCTCATCAACAACATCGGCACGGAGCACTCGGGGAGATACTACTTTCGCGCTGACCTCGGTGGAGCCAACATGTACACGTACCCAGACTTCTCTGAGCTCAAAGTCCTGG ATCAACCCAACATCGACATCCCAGAGGAGATTGTCAGCGATGAGAGTCTGGAGCTGACATGCTACGCTCCAGACAACTGCCCCGACATGACTCCAGAGATCCAGTGGATGTACACCGACTACCTGCCCGACCCGGAGTTCAGCTCCGactacctggaggagagcaacacagcGGTACTCTCCAGCACCCTCACCTTCATACCCCGACCCATGCACAACGGGCAGCTGCTGGGCTGCAGGGTCTACTACCCCAACACCACACTGGTCTACGAGAGACTCCTCTCTCTTGACATCAAGT ACGCTCCGCGCTCTGTGCGGGTGAACGTGTCCTCGGAGGTGATGGAGGGCAGCTCGGTGATGCTGCACTGCGAGGTGGACAGTAACCCGTCTCCCAGGATCTCCTGGATGTTCGGAGACCAGGAGCTGCTGTGGGACACGGCGTCCAACGTCTCCCTCTCCCTGGACGACGTGACGCCGGCGCAGGAGGGAATCTACACCTGCCTCGGGGACAATGGCTACGGCCTCATGAACACCTCACTATACCTGTCTGTCAAGT ACCCTCCCCGCGAGCCCGTGGTGAACGACTCCATGACGGTGCAGGAGGGATCCTCGCTGGCTCTGCACTGCAGCACCCAGGGCAGCCCGGACCCGACACTCACCTGGCTGAAGGACGGGGAGCTGGTGGGCACCATCACCGCCGACGAGCTGTCGGTGCTGCAGCTCGCAGAGATCACGCCCCAGGCGGACGGACAGTACCGCTGCCTGGCCGAGAACGAGCACGGGAGAGCCAGCAGCTCCTTCAACATCACTGTAGAGT ATGCTCCGGTGCTCCTGGAGGAGTCAAAGTGCACCGTGGTACGGGAGGGCGTGCAGTGCGTCTGCATCGCCACGGGGAACCCTGAACCCACCATCGAGTTCTACCTGCCCGACCTGAACATCACCATCAACGAAACGGACGGCCGGTACAACTACTACACGCACACGGATGGACACACCTCCACGGGAATGATCAAGCTGCGGGAGAAAGGCGAGCGGGCGGACAACGGCGGCCCCGCCGTCAACGTCCACTGCAGCTTCTTCAACTTGTACGGAAGAGAGAGCGTACACCtggagctgcagcaggaga aaaAGTACATGATGGCAGTTATAGTCGGCACGATTGGAGGAGTGGCGGTCATAGCCTTCATCATCGCAGCAGTGAGATACGTtggccacaacaacaaaaa CTTAAGACAGAGCTGTTGGGCTCAAAGTTTAACTCCATTCTAG